The following proteins come from a genomic window of Thiothrix winogradskyi:
- the moaA gene encoding GTP 3',8-cyclase MoaA, with protein sequence MGNGLIDPFGREISYLRVSVTDRCDLRCFYCMPEHFTDYTVPDHWLSFEEIERVTAAFAALGVSRLRLTGGEPLVRKGLPELATRLAALPGITDLSLSTNANRLAHDAVALKQSGVSRLNVSLDSLQPKRFQLITKGKLDKVMAGLMAAKAAGFTPIKINMVVMQGINDDEVLDMVEFCLEHRFTLRFIETMPMGETGRNARDSYYLSLQTVKARLAEHYNLLPSIMEGGGPAQYYTIGATGLKIGFITPISQHFCATCNRVRLGVDGTLYLCLGQEHSVGLRPFLREGITDEALQRVIRKALWLKPQEHHFNQTQTQVLRFMSMTGG encoded by the coding sequence TTTGGGCGTGAAATTAGCTACTTGCGGGTATCGGTGACGGATCGCTGTGACCTGCGGTGTTTTTACTGTATGCCCGAACACTTCACCGATTATACCGTGCCGGATCATTGGCTGAGTTTCGAGGAAATTGAGCGGGTCACGGCAGCGTTTGCCGCCTTGGGTGTGAGTCGGTTGCGCTTGACGGGGGGCGAACCGTTGGTGCGCAAGGGCTTGCCCGAACTGGCAACGCGGCTGGCAGCATTACCCGGCATTACCGATTTATCCTTAAGTACCAATGCCAATCGTCTCGCACATGACGCAGTGGCACTCAAGCAGTCAGGCGTTTCCCGTCTCAATGTCAGTCTCGATAGCCTGCAACCCAAACGTTTCCAACTGATTACCAAAGGCAAGTTGGATAAAGTCATGGCAGGCTTGATGGCAGCCAAAGCCGCCGGATTTACCCCCATCAAAATCAATATGGTGGTGATGCAGGGCATTAACGACGACGAAGTGCTGGATATGGTGGAATTCTGTCTGGAACACCGCTTTACCCTGCGTTTTATCGAAACCATGCCGATGGGCGAAACGGGGCGCAATGCCCGCGATTCGTATTACCTGAGCCTGCAAACGGTTAAGGCACGGCTGGCGGAACACTACAATTTGTTGCCGTCGATTATGGAAGGCGGTGGCCCGGCACAGTATTACACCATCGGCGCTACGGGGTTGAAGATTGGGTTTATTACGCCGATTTCGCAGCATTTTTGTGCGACCTGTAACCGTGTGCGGCTGGGTGTGGATGGCACGTTGTACTTGTGTTTGGGGCAGGAACACAGCGTGGGATTGCGTCCATTCCTGCGAGAGGGCATCACTGATGAAGCCTTACAACGGGTTATCCGCAAAGCATTGTGGTTGAAGCCACAGGAACATCACTTCAACCAAACGCAAACACAGGTATTGCGGTTTATGTCGATGACGGGGGGGTAA